One Camelus ferus isolate YT-003-E chromosome 21, BCGSAC_Cfer_1.0, whole genome shotgun sequence genomic region harbors:
- the ADAMTSL4 gene encoding LOW QUALITY PROTEIN: ADAMTS-like protein 4 (The sequence of the model RefSeq protein was modified relative to this genomic sequence to represent the inferred CDS: deleted 2 bases in 2 codons) codes for MEKWAGRLWLCLVMLLSLPELCLDQEVLSGHSLQASPEESQAPEGVWGPWDQWASCSQPCGVGVQRRSRTCQLPAIQLPLPPRPPRHPEARIFRGQGLRPQTSRETLPLYKPPPRGRGGPLRGPASQLGREEAQEIQGTRRSRVRDPIKPGMFGYGRVPFALPLHRNRRHPRIPPRSEPLKTSDLPPLTPRAEPFSANHTPPTELPPTEASAHTLSPSAEPSSPEAAQAEVPPRTRAAPTRPHPAAQASGTEPSGSPPAPGEGGSFHVSSQPRRPSSQGWASPRLAERPPDPFLSAPRSRGQQSREHWRPGGSLHGSLMEPAPPHPDGWLPLLRAGPHSSSLWSLFAPSSPVPRCSGESEQLRACIQAPCPPEQPDPRALQCAAFDSQEFMGQLYQWEPFTEVQGSQLCELNCRPRGFRFYVRHTEKVQDGTLCQPGALDLCVAGRCLSPGCDGILGSGRQPDGCGVCGGDDSTCRLVSGNLTDRGGPLGYQKILLIPAGASRLQIAQLRPSSNYLALRGPGGRSIINGNWAVDPPGSYTAGGTVFRYNRPPREEGTGESLSAEGPTTQPVDVYMIFQEENPGVFYQYVISSPPPNLENPTPEPQTPQLQPEILRVEPPPASAARPARTPGTLQRQVRIPQMPAPPPPRTPLGSPVGYWKRVGHSECSASCGKGVWRPIFLCISRESGEELDERSCAVGTRPPASQEPCHGPPCPPYWEAGEWTSCSRSCGPGTQHRQLRCRQEFGGGGSSVPPERCGHLPRPNITQPCQLRLCGHWEVRSPWSQCSVRCGRGQRSRQVRCVGNNGDEVSEQECASGPPRPPSREACDMGPCTTAWFHSDWSSKCSAECGTGIQRRSVVCLGSGEARGVGPEESGVGTGEQTCAPGSRPPDMRACSLGPCEMTWCWYTGPWAECSSECGSGTRRRDIICVSKLGAEFNVTSPSNCSHLPRPPALQPCQGQDCQDRWFSTPWSPCSRSCQGGVQTREVQCLTANQTLSIRCPLHLRPSRKRSCNSQPCSQRPDDQCKDSSPHCPLVVQARLCVYPYYTATCCRSCAHVLERSPPEPA; via the exons ATGGAGAAGTGGGCAGGCAG GCTCTGGTTGTGTCTGGTGATGCTTCTGTCCCTCCCCGAGCTCTGCCTGGATCAGGAG GTGTTGTCTGGACACTCTCTTCAGGCATCCCCCGAGGAGAGCCAGGCCCCTGAGGGTGTCTGGGGTCCTTGGGACCAGTGGGCTTCTTGCTCCCAGCCCTGCGGGGTCGGGGTGCAGCGCAGGAGCCGGACCTGTCAGCTCCCTGCAATTCaactgcccctcccaccccggcccccaCGACATCCAGAAGCCCGGATCTTTCGGGGTCAGGGCCTCAGACCCCAGACCTCCCGGGAAACCCTTCCCCTGTACAAGCCACCGCCTCGGGGAAGGGGTGGCCCCCTTCGAGGTCCTGCTTCCCAgttagggagagaggaggcccaggagaTTCAAGGAAccaggag GTCCCGGGTTCGAGACCCCATCAAGCCAGGAATGTTTGGTTATGGGAGAGTGCCCTTTGCTTTGCCGCTCCATAGGAACCGCAGACATCCCAGGATACCACCCAGATCTGAGCCCTTGAAGACCTCAGATCTTCCACCCCTGACTCCAAGAGCAGAGCCTTTCTCTGCAAACCACACCCCACCGACTGAGCTTCCTCCTACGGAAGCGTCTGCCCACACCCTGTCCCCCTCAGCAGAGCCCTCAAGTCCCGAAGCTGCTCAGGCAGAGGTGCCGCCTAGAACCAGGGCTGCCCCTACACGGCCGCAC CCAGCTGCCCAGGCCTCTGGCACTGAGCCCTCCGGgtcccccccagccccaggagaaGGCGGCTCCTTTCACGTGTCCTCTCAGCCACGAAGACCAAGttcccagggctgggccagccccCGGCTGGCAGAGAGACCCCCTGATCCCTTCCTTTCTGCCCCTCGGAGCCGAGGGCAGCAGAGCCGGGAGCACTGGAGACCTGGGGGGAGTCTTCACGGGTCCCTGATGgagcccgcccctccccacccagatgGCTGGTTGCCTCTGCTGAGGGCTGGCCCCCACTCCAGCTCCCTGTGGAGCCTCTTCGCTCCCAGTAGCCCTGTCCCAAGATGTTCCGGGGAGAGTGAGCAGCTGAGAGCCTGCATCCAAGCG ccctgcccccctGAGCAGCCAGACCCCCGGGCCCTGCAGTGTGCAGCCTTTGACTCCCAGGAGTTCATGGGCCAGCTGTACCAATGGGAGCCCTTCACGGAAG TTCAGGGTTCCCAACTCTGTGAGCTGAACTGTCGTCCCCGTGGCTTCCGCTTCTATGTCCGTCACACCGAAAAGGTCCAGGACGGGACCCTGTGTCAGCCTGGAGCCCTAGACCTCTGCGTGGCTGGACGCTGTCTG AGCCCTGGCTGCGATGGGATCCTCGGCTCTGGCAGGCAG CCAGATGGCTGTGGAGTCTGTGGGGGTGATGATTCTACCTGTCGCCTCGTCTCGGGGAACCTCACTGACCGGGGCGGCCCTCTGGGCTATCAGAAGATCCTGTTGATTCCTGCTGGAGCCTCACGGCTCCAGATTGCCCAGCTCCGGCCCAGCTCCAACTACCTTG CACTTCGAGGCCCTGGGGGCCGGTCCATCATCAACGGAAACTGGGCTGTGGATCCCCCTGGGTCCTACACAGCCGGTGGGACCGTCTTCCGGTATAACCGTCCTCCTCGAGAGGAGGGCACCGGGGAGAGCCTGTCCGCCGAAGGCCCCACGACCCAGCCTGTGGATGTCTAC ATGATCTTTCAGGAGGAAAACCCAGGTGTTTTTTATCAGTACGTCATCTCTTCACCTCCTCCAAACCTTGAGAACCCCACCCCAGAGCCCCAGACCCCCCAACTCCAGCCTG AGATtttgagggtggagcccccaccTGCTTCAGCAGCCCGCCCTGCCCGGACCCCAGGCACCCTCCAGCGTCAGGTGCGGATCCCCCAgatgcctgccccaccccctcccaggacACCCCTGGGGTCTCCGGTCGGATATTGGAAACGGGTGGGACACTCTGAATGCTCGGCATCCTGTGGAAAAG GTGTTTGGCGCCCCATCTTCCTCTGCATTTCTCGTGAGTCAGGAGAGGAACTGGACGAACGCAGCTGTGCTGTGGGCAccaggcccccagcctcccaggaacCCTGCCACGGCCCCCCGTGCCCACCATA TTGGGAGGCCGGCGAGTGGACATCCTGCAGCCGCTCCTGTGGCCCTGGCACCCAGCACCGTCAGCTACGCTGCCGCCAGGAGTTTGGGGGTGGCGGCTCCTCAGTGCCTCCCGAGCGCTGCGGACACCTCCCCCGGCCCAACAtcacccagccctgccagctgCGCCTCTGTGGCCACTGGGAGGTTCGTTCCCCCTGGAGCCAG TGCTCTGTGCGGTGCGGCCGTGGCCAGAGGAGCCGCCAGGTCCGCTGTGTCGGCAACAACGGTGATGAAGTGAGCGAGCAGGAGTGCGCCTCAGGCCCCCCGCGGCCCCCCAGCCGAGAGGCCTGTGACATGGGGCCCTGCACCACGGCCTGGTTCCACAGTGACTGGAGCTCCAAG TGCTCAGCCGAGTGTGGGACGGGGATCCAGCGACGTTCTGTTGTCTGCCTGGGGAGTGGAGAGGCCCGTGGGGTGGGCCCAGAGGAATCAGGAGTCGGAACTGGTGAGCAGACCTGTGCCCCCGGAAGCCGCCCCCCTGACATGcgggcctgcagcctggggccctgTGAGATGACATGGTGCTGGTACACGGGGCCCTGGGCCGAG TGCTCCTCCGAATGTGGCTCTGGCACTCGGCGCAGAGACATCATCTGTGTGTCCAAACTGGGGGCTGAGTTCAATGTGACTTCTCCTAGCAACTGTTCCCACCTGCCCAGGCCCCCCGCCCTGCAGCCCTGTCAGGGGCAGGACTGCCAGGACCGGTGGTTTTCTACACCCTGGAGCCCG TGTTCTCGCTCCTGCCAGGGAGGCGTGCAGACGAGGGAGGTCCAATGCCTGACCGCCAACCAGACCCTCAGCATACGATGCCCTCTTCACCTGCGGCCCTCCAGGAAACGATCCTGTAACAGCCAACCCTGCAGCCAGCGCCCTG atgATCAATGCAAGGACAGCTCTCCACACTGCCCCCTGGTGGTGCAGGCCCGACTCTGCGTCTACCCCTACTACACAGCCACCTGTTGCCGCTCTTGCGCCCATGTCCTGGAGCGGTCTCCGCCAGAGCCCGCCTGA
- the ECM1 gene encoding extracellular matrix protein 1 isoform X3 yields MGTRSRAALVLACLAVASVASEEGFKAPGQKELGPEHLTHHLQEVGYAAPPSPPLSRALPQDHPDTSQHSPHFEGQSEVRPSRSQEAIPVQEEEQPPPLPVGKKGDPPLPQEAIPLQEELPPPQLPTEQKEDKSAAFMNHKPPEPESWNPALHCQQGRSRGGWGHRLDGFPPGRPSPDNLDQICLPNRQHVVYGPWNLPQTGFSHLSRQGETLNLLETGYSRCCRCHSHTNRLDCAKLVWEDTLDGYCDWEQAIKTHHHSCCHYPPSPARDECFARRAPYPNYDRDILTLDLSRVTPNLMSHLCGNQRVLTKHKQIPGLIRNMTAHCCELPFPEQACCAEEEKSAFIDDLCGPRRNFWRDSALCCKLSPGDEQINCFNTNYLRNVALVAGDTGDAKGQGEQDPTQGTNFSPTHEPKEE; encoded by the exons GCTTTAAGGCTCCAGGGCAGAAGGAGCTGGGGCCAGAGCACCTCACCCACCACCTCCAAGAAG TTGGCTATGctgcacccccttccccacccctgtccaGAGCCCTCCCCCAGGATCACCCTGACACCTCTCAGCATAGCCCTCACTTTGAGGGGCAGAGTGAAG TGCGGCCCTCTCGCTCTCAGGAAGCCatccctgtccaggaggaggagcagccccCTCCACTCCCTGTGGGAAAGAAAG GGGATCCCCCTCTTCCTCAGGAAGCCATCCCCCTCCAAGaagagctgccccctccccagctccctacGGAGCAGAAGGAAG ACAAGTCAGCCGCCTTCATGAATCACAAGCCCCCAGAGCCTGAGTCCTGGAATCCAGCCCTGCACTGCCAACAGGGCCGATCCCGCGGGGGCTGGGGCCACCGGCTGGATGGCTTCCCCCCCGGTCGGCCTTCTCCAGACAACCTGGACCAGATCTGCCTTCCTAATCGTCAGCATGTGGTGTACGGCCCTTGGAACCTGCCCCAGACTGGCTTCTCCCACCTTAGTCGCCAGGGTGAGACCCTCAATCTCCTGGAGACTGGATATTCCCGCTGCTGCCGCTGTCACAGCCACACAAACCGCTTGGACTGTGCAAAACTCGTG TGGGAGGATACCCTTGATGGATACTGTGATTGGGAACAGGCTATAAAGACCCACCACCACTCGTGTTGCCACTACCCTCCTAGCCCTGCCCGCGATGAGTGCTTTGCCCGTCGGGCTCCTTATCCCAACTATGACCGGGACATCTTGACCCTTGACCTCAGCCGAGTCACCCCCAACCTCATGAGCCATCTCTGTGGAAATCAAAGGGTTCTCACCAAGCA TAAGCAGATTCCTGGGCTGATCCGGAACATGACTGCCCACTGCTGTGAACTGCCATTTCCAGAGCAGGCCTGCTGTGCCGAGGAGGAA AAATCAGCCTTCATCGATGACCTGTGTGGCCCCCGACGTAACTTCTGGCGAGACTCTGCCCTCTGCTGTAAACTGAGTCCTGGGGATGAACAGATCAACTGCTTCAACACTAATTATCTGAGGAATGTGGCTCTAGTGGCTGGAGACACTGGGGATGCCAAGGGCCAGGGGGAGCAGGACCCAACTCAGGGAACAAATTTCAGCCCCACCCATGAGCCCAAGGAAGAGTGA
- the ECM1 gene encoding extracellular matrix protein 1 isoform X1 produces MGTRSRAALVLACLAVASVASEEGFKAPGQKELGPEHLTHHLQEVGYAAPPSPPLSRALPQDHPDTSQHSPHFEGQSEVRPSRSQEAIPVQEEEQPPPLPVGKKGDPPLPQEAIPLQEELPPPQLPTEQKEVSHSEDKSAAFMNHKPPEPESWNPALHCQQGRSRGGWGHRLDGFPPGRPSPDNLDQICLPNRQHVVYGPWNLPQTGFSHLSRQGETLNLLETGYSRCCRCHSHTNRLDCAKLVWEDAMTRFCEAEFSVKTRAHWCCKQQGEARFSCFQEEAPRPHYQLRACPSRQPGISSGPELPFPPGLPTLDNIKNICHLRRFRSVPRNLPATDPIQRQLQALTRLEGEFQRCCRQGNNHTCTWKAWEDTLDGYCDWEQAIKTHHHSCCHYPPSPARDECFARRAPYPNYDRDILTLDLSRVTPNLMSHLCGNQRVLTKHKQIPGLIRNMTAHCCELPFPEQACCAEEEKSAFIDDLCGPRRNFWRDSALCCKLSPGDEQINCFNTNYLRNVALVAGDTGDAKGQGEQDPTQGTNFSPTHEPKEE; encoded by the exons GCTTTAAGGCTCCAGGGCAGAAGGAGCTGGGGCCAGAGCACCTCACCCACCACCTCCAAGAAG TTGGCTATGctgcacccccttccccacccctgtccaGAGCCCTCCCCCAGGATCACCCTGACACCTCTCAGCATAGCCCTCACTTTGAGGGGCAGAGTGAAG TGCGGCCCTCTCGCTCTCAGGAAGCCatccctgtccaggaggaggagcagccccCTCCACTCCCTGTGGGAAAGAAAG GGGATCCCCCTCTTCCTCAGGAAGCCATCCCCCTCCAAGaagagctgccccctccccagctccctacGGAGCAGAAGGAAG TCAGTCATTCTGAAG ACAAGTCAGCCGCCTTCATGAATCACAAGCCCCCAGAGCCTGAGTCCTGGAATCCAGCCCTGCACTGCCAACAGGGCCGATCCCGCGGGGGCTGGGGCCACCGGCTGGATGGCTTCCCCCCCGGTCGGCCTTCTCCAGACAACCTGGACCAGATCTGCCTTCCTAATCGTCAGCATGTGGTGTACGGCCCTTGGAACCTGCCCCAGACTGGCTTCTCCCACCTTAGTCGCCAGGGTGAGACCCTCAATCTCCTGGAGACTGGATATTCCCGCTGCTGCCGCTGTCACAGCCACACAAACCGCTTGGACTGTGCAAAACTCGTG TGGGAGGACGCGATGACCCGGTTCTGTGAGGCCGAGTTCTCGGTCAAGACCCGAGCCCACTGGTGCTGCAAACAGCAGGGGGAGGCTCGATTCTCCTGCTTCCAGGAGGAAGCTCCCCGGCCACACTACCAGCTCCGGGCCTGCCCCAGCCGCCAGCCTGGTATTTCCTCGGGCCCTGAGCTGCCTTTTCCCCCGGGGCTTCCCACACTGGACAATATCAAGAACATCTGCCACCTAAGACGCTTCCGCTCTGTGCCGCGCAACCTCCCAGCTACTGACCCCATCCAAAGGCAGCTGCAGGCTCTGACCCGCCTGGAGGGGGAGTTCCAGCGCTGCTGCCGGCAGGGGAACAACCACACCTGTACATGGAAGGCT TGGGAGGATACCCTTGATGGATACTGTGATTGGGAACAGGCTATAAAGACCCACCACCACTCGTGTTGCCACTACCCTCCTAGCCCTGCCCGCGATGAGTGCTTTGCCCGTCGGGCTCCTTATCCCAACTATGACCGGGACATCTTGACCCTTGACCTCAGCCGAGTCACCCCCAACCTCATGAGCCATCTCTGTGGAAATCAAAGGGTTCTCACCAAGCA TAAGCAGATTCCTGGGCTGATCCGGAACATGACTGCCCACTGCTGTGAACTGCCATTTCCAGAGCAGGCCTGCTGTGCCGAGGAGGAA AAATCAGCCTTCATCGATGACCTGTGTGGCCCCCGACGTAACTTCTGGCGAGACTCTGCCCTCTGCTGTAAACTGAGTCCTGGGGATGAACAGATCAACTGCTTCAACACTAATTATCTGAGGAATGTGGCTCTAGTGGCTGGAGACACTGGGGATGCCAAGGGCCAGGGGGAGCAGGACCCAACTCAGGGAACAAATTTCAGCCCCACCCATGAGCCCAAGGAAGAGTGA
- the ECM1 gene encoding extracellular matrix protein 1 isoform X2, which produces MGTRSRAALVLACLAVASVASEEGFKAPGQKELGPEHLTHHLQEVGYAAPPSPPLSRALPQDHPDTSQHSPHFEGQSEVRPSRSQEAIPVQEEEQPPPLPVGKKGDPPLPQEAIPLQEELPPPQLPTEQKEDKSAAFMNHKPPEPESWNPALHCQQGRSRGGWGHRLDGFPPGRPSPDNLDQICLPNRQHVVYGPWNLPQTGFSHLSRQGETLNLLETGYSRCCRCHSHTNRLDCAKLVWEDAMTRFCEAEFSVKTRAHWCCKQQGEARFSCFQEEAPRPHYQLRACPSRQPGISSGPELPFPPGLPTLDNIKNICHLRRFRSVPRNLPATDPIQRQLQALTRLEGEFQRCCRQGNNHTCTWKAWEDTLDGYCDWEQAIKTHHHSCCHYPPSPARDECFARRAPYPNYDRDILTLDLSRVTPNLMSHLCGNQRVLTKHKQIPGLIRNMTAHCCELPFPEQACCAEEEKSAFIDDLCGPRRNFWRDSALCCKLSPGDEQINCFNTNYLRNVALVAGDTGDAKGQGEQDPTQGTNFSPTHEPKEE; this is translated from the exons GCTTTAAGGCTCCAGGGCAGAAGGAGCTGGGGCCAGAGCACCTCACCCACCACCTCCAAGAAG TTGGCTATGctgcacccccttccccacccctgtccaGAGCCCTCCCCCAGGATCACCCTGACACCTCTCAGCATAGCCCTCACTTTGAGGGGCAGAGTGAAG TGCGGCCCTCTCGCTCTCAGGAAGCCatccctgtccaggaggaggagcagccccCTCCACTCCCTGTGGGAAAGAAAG GGGATCCCCCTCTTCCTCAGGAAGCCATCCCCCTCCAAGaagagctgccccctccccagctccctacGGAGCAGAAGGAAG ACAAGTCAGCCGCCTTCATGAATCACAAGCCCCCAGAGCCTGAGTCCTGGAATCCAGCCCTGCACTGCCAACAGGGCCGATCCCGCGGGGGCTGGGGCCACCGGCTGGATGGCTTCCCCCCCGGTCGGCCTTCTCCAGACAACCTGGACCAGATCTGCCTTCCTAATCGTCAGCATGTGGTGTACGGCCCTTGGAACCTGCCCCAGACTGGCTTCTCCCACCTTAGTCGCCAGGGTGAGACCCTCAATCTCCTGGAGACTGGATATTCCCGCTGCTGCCGCTGTCACAGCCACACAAACCGCTTGGACTGTGCAAAACTCGTG TGGGAGGACGCGATGACCCGGTTCTGTGAGGCCGAGTTCTCGGTCAAGACCCGAGCCCACTGGTGCTGCAAACAGCAGGGGGAGGCTCGATTCTCCTGCTTCCAGGAGGAAGCTCCCCGGCCACACTACCAGCTCCGGGCCTGCCCCAGCCGCCAGCCTGGTATTTCCTCGGGCCCTGAGCTGCCTTTTCCCCCGGGGCTTCCCACACTGGACAATATCAAGAACATCTGCCACCTAAGACGCTTCCGCTCTGTGCCGCGCAACCTCCCAGCTACTGACCCCATCCAAAGGCAGCTGCAGGCTCTGACCCGCCTGGAGGGGGAGTTCCAGCGCTGCTGCCGGCAGGGGAACAACCACACCTGTACATGGAAGGCT TGGGAGGATACCCTTGATGGATACTGTGATTGGGAACAGGCTATAAAGACCCACCACCACTCGTGTTGCCACTACCCTCCTAGCCCTGCCCGCGATGAGTGCTTTGCCCGTCGGGCTCCTTATCCCAACTATGACCGGGACATCTTGACCCTTGACCTCAGCCGAGTCACCCCCAACCTCATGAGCCATCTCTGTGGAAATCAAAGGGTTCTCACCAAGCA TAAGCAGATTCCTGGGCTGATCCGGAACATGACTGCCCACTGCTGTGAACTGCCATTTCCAGAGCAGGCCTGCTGTGCCGAGGAGGAA AAATCAGCCTTCATCGATGACCTGTGTGGCCCCCGACGTAACTTCTGGCGAGACTCTGCCCTCTGCTGTAAACTGAGTCCTGGGGATGAACAGATCAACTGCTTCAACACTAATTATCTGAGGAATGTGGCTCTAGTGGCTGGAGACACTGGGGATGCCAAGGGCCAGGGGGAGCAGGACCCAACTCAGGGAACAAATTTCAGCCCCACCCATGAGCCCAAGGAAGAGTGA